The genomic stretch GGCTCTGCCTATGTGTCCATTATGGAAGGCTGCTCAAAGTATTGCAGCTATTGCGTTGTGCCCTATACGCGTGGCGAAGAAGTATCTCGCCCATTCGAAGATGTTTTAACTGAGATTGCTGGCCTTGCGCAACAGGGCGTACAAGAAATTCATCTACTAGGTCAAAACGTCAACGCCTATAGAGGAACTATGCAAGGCACAGATGAGATCGCCGACTTTGCATTACTTTTAGAATATGTGGCAGAAGTTCCAGGTATTGAACGCATTAGATTTACAACCAGCCACCCGAAAGAATTTACGCAACGTTTAATCGATGCGTACAAAAAAATACCTAAGCTGGTTAACCATTTACATCTGCCCGTTCAACATGGCTCAGACAGAATTCTTGCCAGTATGAAGCGTGGTTATACAGTTTTAGAGTACAAGAGCGTTATTAAAAAACTAAAAGCAATTAGACCTAATTTGGTCATCTCTAGCGACTTCATTGTGGGCTTTCCAGGAGAAACTGATGAAGACTTTAATCAATTGATGAAATTGGTCGAAGATATCAAATTTGATAATAGCTACTGCTTCATCTATAGCGAACGTCCAGGCACACCTGCTGCCAACTTAAAAGATGACACTCCTAAAGAAGTTAAAAATGCCCGCCTAAAACAACTCGTCGCAAAAATTGATGAGCATGTATGGGAAATCAATCAAACCATGGTTGGCAATACTGAAAAGGTCATGATGGAAAGTATGGCTAGAGATGGCTTACATCTTCAAGGCAGAACAGAGAATGGTCGAGTGGTATTAATTGATGTCAATACAGATCAAGCCAAACGTTTATTAGGTAAATTAATCACTGTAAAAATTACAGAAGCCATGCCACACTCTCTGCGTGGCGAACTTCTTATAAAAGAATGAAGAAAAAAACACATCAATTAACGTTAGATATGCAATTCGCCAGTGAAGCACTAGCGGAGAAGTGGGGTCTTCAGATTACCAAACCCAAGCTAAAGAAATGGGTTCAAGCAGCTTTATTAGAAGATGCCACCATCACCATTCGTTTTGTTGGTAGAGCAGAGGGCAGAAAATTAAATGCCGCTTATCGCCAGAAAGATTACGCCACGAATGTTTTAACGTTTCCATATGAAGAACAACCTGGCATTGACCACTTGTACGCAGACATTGTCATCTGCCCTCCCGTAGTCGAAAAGGAAGCTAAAGAACAAAAAAAGGCTTTTTTACAACACTTAGCCCACTTAACGATTCATGGGACTTTACATGCGCAAGGCTTTGATCACGAGGATGAAGTAGAAGCCCTGGCGATGGAAGAATTGGAAATTGCTATCTTGAAAAAAATAAAGCAACCCAATCCGTATGAATAAATTCATCTAAATGCGTTATCCTTAGAAATTATGTCATCCGAACCCGAACGAAGTCTTTTAGATCGCTTAAGCGATTTACTTTCCCCAACACCAGCGACGCCATCAGAACGCCGCACCGAGTTATTGGAAACTCTACGGGAGGGTCAGCGAGAAGGTTTAATTGATGCAGATGCCTTAGCCATGATCGAAGGCGTTTTTCAAGTAAGCGAACTTGCCGCCAGAGATATTCTCGTACCTAGATCTCAAATTGATTGGATTGACATTAATGCCTCGCTGACGGAGACGATTGCACAAGTCATCCAAGCAGCTCACTCACGTTTTCCTGTTTACGAAGATAACCGCGACAATGTAATTGGCATCTTATTAGCTAAAGATTTATTACGCCACGCTCAAGAAGATGACTTCCAAATAAGGGATTGGCTGCGCCCAGCTGTCTTTATTCCAGAATCAAAACGCTTAAGTGTTTTATTAAAAGACTTTAGGGAGCACCGCAATCACCTTGCCATCGTTGTCGATGAATATGGTGGTGTTGCAGGATTAGTAACCATTGAGGATGTTTTAGAACAAATTGTGGGCGATATTGAGGATGAGCATGACACCGATGATGTGGAAGACAACATTATCGAAGCCGAAACAGGCAAATATCGTATTCGAGGCATTACAGAACTAGAGCAAGTCAATAAAGTACTAGGAACCAACTTTTCTGATGAAGACAATGACACCTTAGCTGGTTTCGTTCTCAAACATTTTGGCAGAGTCCCTCACAAAGGCGAATCTTTAGATATCGACAATATTCATTTTGAAGTTCAAAGAGCTGACGCTAGCCAAATTCATGTTCTTTTAGCGACGCTCATCAGAATTGATTAAAGCTTTTTATTTTTTCGCATTAGGCTGTATGGGTGCTTGGCTTACCGAGCTACCTTTAGGGGGTTGGTGGTTAATCCTAGACTTGGCCTTATTTATTCACGCAGCACTCATTAGTCAACAGCCATTTCGCCATTCATGGTTGTTCGGGCTTGGCTACTTTACCAACGCGCTATGGTGGCTCTATATCAGCCTTCACGATATAGGAGGCATGTTCGCACCACTTGCCATATTTGGCGTCTTAGCTCTATCTGCTTATTTGGCTATATTTTTAGCAGCAGGCATAAGCATAACGCGTCAATTTAGAAAACCTTGTCTTCAAGTGTGGGCACTTGGCGCAACGTGGACTATTGGAGAATGGCTAAGAGGTTATCTGCTAACAGGATTTCCTTGGGCAGGTATTGCTGAATCCCAAATTAATGGGCCCTTTTATTCGCTAGCACCGCTAGCAGGCGGATTAGCCTCGTGCTTTGCCACGGTTTTATTGGCAGGATTTATAAGTCAGATAAAAATCTCTTGGTTCAAAAAAATAATTGTTATCAGCGCAAGTCTAGCCACAGCTCATGCCTTAAGCTTCCTAAGCTTCACCACCCCAATTGGCAGCCCGATACAAATTGAACTAGTTCAAGGTAATTTCGCTCAAAGTTTGAAATTTGACCCGGACTATATTCAAGATCAAATTAATTTTTATCAAAAAGCCATTACACAAAGCCAAGCTGATCTTGTGGTGACACCAGAGACCGCTTTCCCTGTTCGCGAAAACTTAATTGATAAAAATTATCTAAAAGATTTGGGGCATAACAAATACATCTTGACAGGAGTTGTGGGAGAACCAGGCAATGGCCGATATGCTAATTCTGCGCTTGGCTTTGGTCCAGAGTTAGGCTACTACAGATACGACAAAACACACTTAGTGCCTTTTGGTGAATTTATTCCATTAGGGTTTCAGTGGTTCATCGACGCCATGAGAGTGCCTTTAGGAAATTTTTATAGAGGCGCCTCTAACCAAAGTCCTTTCGTGATCAAACAAACAAATACGGCTATCAATACCGGCATCATGATTTGCTATGAAGACGTATTTGGCGGCGAATTAGCAAAACGTCAAAACGAAACCTCCCATCAGTTATGGATCAACCTAACCAATTTAGCTTGGTTTGGAGATAGCCAAGCGTCCAAGCAACAACTACGCTTAGCTCAACTTAGATCGATTGAAACAGGAATTCCCACTATTCGAGCCACCAATACAGGCATTAGCGCTGTAATTAATGAACGAGGCCAGGTTACAGCTCAATTGCCTGAATTTACTCGAACAAGCCTAAAAACAACCGTTCAGGCTTTCGAAGGAAAAACACCATTCGTGAAATGGCAAAACACGCCCATTTTGGTGTTTTGCTTAGGACTGCTGTTATGGGCTTGGTATTCCAATAAAAAGTCCGACTAGTTGCCTCAAGAAAGGTAAAATCAGTAGGTTCAGGAAACCTATCATATGCTTACCTTTCAGCAAGTCATTCTTACACTACAAAATTATTGGGACCAACAAGGTTGCGCCCTTTTACAACCAGTTGACCTAGAAGTCG from Polynucleobacter sp. MWH-Spelu-300-X4 encodes the following:
- the lnt gene encoding apolipoprotein N-acyltransferase — encoded protein: MGAWLTELPLGGWWLILDLALFIHAALISQQPFRHSWLFGLGYFTNALWWLYISLHDIGGMFAPLAIFGVLALSAYLAIFLAAGISITRQFRKPCLQVWALGATWTIGEWLRGYLLTGFPWAGIAESQINGPFYSLAPLAGGLASCFATVLLAGFISQIKISWFKKIIVISASLATAHALSFLSFTTPIGSPIQIELVQGNFAQSLKFDPDYIQDQINFYQKAITQSQADLVVTPETAFPVRENLIDKNYLKDLGHNKYILTGVVGEPGNGRYANSALGFGPELGYYRYDKTHLVPFGEFIPLGFQWFIDAMRVPLGNFYRGASNQSPFVIKQTNTAINTGIMICYEDVFGGELAKRQNETSHQLWINLTNLAWFGDSQASKQQLRLAQLRSIETGIPTIRATNTGISAVINERGQVTAQLPEFTRTSLKTTVQAFEGKTPFVKWQNTPILVFCLGLLLWAWYSNKKSD
- the ybeY gene encoding rRNA maturation RNase YbeY produces the protein MKKKTHQLTLDMQFASEALAEKWGLQITKPKLKKWVQAALLEDATITIRFVGRAEGRKLNAAYRQKDYATNVLTFPYEEQPGIDHLYADIVICPPVVEKEAKEQKKAFLQHLAHLTIHGTLHAQGFDHEDEVEALAMEELEIAILKKIKQPNPYE
- a CDS encoding HlyC/CorC family transporter, with the protein product MSSEPERSLLDRLSDLLSPTPATPSERRTELLETLREGQREGLIDADALAMIEGVFQVSELAARDILVPRSQIDWIDINASLTETIAQVIQAAHSRFPVYEDNRDNVIGILLAKDLLRHAQEDDFQIRDWLRPAVFIPESKRLSVLLKDFREHRNHLAIVVDEYGGVAGLVTIEDVLEQIVGDIEDEHDTDDVEDNIIEAETGKYRIRGITELEQVNKVLGTNFSDEDNDTLAGFVLKHFGRVPHKGESLDIDNIHFEVQRADASQIHVLLATLIRID
- the miaB gene encoding tRNA (N6-isopentenyl adenosine(37)-C2)-methylthiotransferase MiaB; protein product: MMKKVYIRTFGCQMNEYDSDKMADVLNAKEGLIQTDTPEDADVILLNTCSVREKAQEKVFSDLGRLRELKANKPDLLIGVGGCVASQEGKHIVTRAPYVDIVFGPQTLHRLPELINARKKTGISQVDISFPEIEKFDNLPPARVEGGSAYVSIMEGCSKYCSYCVVPYTRGEEVSRPFEDVLTEIAGLAQQGVQEIHLLGQNVNAYRGTMQGTDEIADFALLLEYVAEVPGIERIRFTTSHPKEFTQRLIDAYKKIPKLVNHLHLPVQHGSDRILASMKRGYTVLEYKSVIKKLKAIRPNLVISSDFIVGFPGETDEDFNQLMKLVEDIKFDNSYCFIYSERPGTPAANLKDDTPKEVKNARLKQLVAKIDEHVWEINQTMVGNTEKVMMESMARDGLHLQGRTENGRVVLIDVNTDQAKRLLGKLITVKITEAMPHSLRGELLIKE